TCGAGCCCGGCCGCGAGCTCCATCTTTTTGTCTGCCCTGGGCTTAAGGCCCCCAGGGCGGCTTTTGCGTGCAAGAAAGAAGGAGGAACCATGGCCAAGGGCGAGTTTATCCGTACGAAGCCTCACGTGAACGTGGGGACGATTGGGCACGTGGACCACGGGAAGACGACGTTGACTGCGGCGTT
This genomic interval from Thermus antranikianii DSM 12462 contains the following:
- a CDS encoding GTP-binding protein — its product is MAKGEFIRTKPHVNVGTIGHVDHGKTTLTAA